The Prochlorococcus sp. MIT 1341 genomic interval CTGAGAAAATCCGAATTAGTGGACCTGATCCTAAAAAGAGAGTTTAGGTATGTGAAAGATTACTCAATTACTATACCGGTAAGAATTAAATAGTTTTATTCAAGGGCATAACATTCCTAAAGCTCCTAATCGATCTTGAAGGGCTCGCCAATTAAATGATCGAGGGTCGATTCTCTCTCCTGATCTATCTACTATCTTGTGAGTAGTTATTTGATAATAGGGGATATGATACTTTTTCATCCAATCGGTTAAAATCAAGGAAAGTGAATCATATTGTTTTGAACTGTATCCACTGTGAGTAGGGTCATTATCCTCGCCGTCTAATGGTGTCTCCAAACTAATATGTAGTGCAAAGTTGTTAACAGAAGGTGGCAATCTTAAATTAGTTTGAACAGAATTACCTCTAAAAGAAGAGTTCCCTGCTCCAAAAGCCCTTTTGAGGGGATCGAGAATCTTAATAATCCTTCCATCCTCTGCAATCAAAACATGGTAACTTGCTTGCTTTAATAGGTCGGTATGTTTAGTCTTAAATGTTGCTAAGGCTGAGCCAACACCATAAACAGTTTCATGCAGGACGATAAGGGAAGGAAGAGGTTCTAAAGGGTTTCCAAAAACGTCTTTTGTTGAGCGTGTATCATAATTAGTAGGATGTATATCCTCATATAAAACAAATTTACTCATTCTTCTGTTAAGCCTATTGAGCCTATTTGTCAAGTGCTTACTAGGAATATTACACTGCCTGTTTAAAAGGTTGGTTCTAGTATTAGCAGCAGGGCTACTCAAATGAAAAGGGAGGAAACTGAGAAAAAGAGTAATTAGAAGGTTTCTAATGAAAAGTTCGTTCATAAATCAAGAGATAATTAAGTATTTTCTGAGAAAAAGGTATTCATTATCAAATAGTATATTAGAGGATAAATTAAAGCAACAGATTTAACATCCTGATTCTAAGTTCTCAAGATTTTCGTCTTACCTTACACCTTGATATCTGTCAATAATTTATAGGAGTTCGAGTCTACCGAATCCTAGGCTTGGTTTTATATTTGGATATTAAATTCCGATCTATTGTAGAAATAATAAAAGCAAATGTTTTAACTAGATCTAAACTAATGCTAATCAATAATGTGAGGAAAAAAGGAATAAAACCATTCCTAATTATCGGAACTCCTTTGTTCTTTGGTAATAAGATCCCTCTTAGAATAAAGTAGATGGTAAGTAATGTAAAGACTGTAATTTTGGAGACATGAGGAATATAAAGAACCGCATCTGTATCCCAGCCTGCAAAGCTCGGGTTCCAGCAAGAAGCAAGCCCAAGCGATAGAACAGCAAAGAATATTATATATATATATCTTTGCTTTTGGTAAATGAGCAAATCACCATAGCTTGCTAAATAATAGTTTGTAAACCATTTTTTACATAGCTCTGGGAAATTTCGGCCTATGAGATTTCGGTATTTTAGAGGTGAAGCAGAAGCAACCTTTATTGAACGTTGAAAATATAATGCTCTATTAATCCACTCACCATCTTCTCCACATCTAGCTGATGGGATAAAATAGCCTATCTCATTTAACAATGATCTACTGATTAGCGTTCCTGGAACTGTATAAAGTGGGTTTGAACCATATGTAGAAGCTATAAATGATTTCTCAAATATAGTTTCCCCAATGTATCTGGTTCTACCTAATATACCCTGGTTATCCGACTTATCTAAATGAGTAAGTGCTATCTCCAACCAATCAACTTCTGGCACTGTATTAACATCAAGAAAAGCAATATAAGAACATTTGGATAACTTAACTCCAATATTTCTAGCTTCACCAGGCAGTATAATGCTCTCAAAGAAAAGCATATTAGTGGGAGTGTCTATAAGTTTCTCCAATTCGGATGCCTTGTGCAAATATTTCTTCGAGAGATTACTTACCACACACACTATCTCTTTGATATATTTTCGGTTGTCTTTAAGGCCAAGCATTAAAGAACGACATTTATCCAGATCATCTGCCAAGCATCCAATTACAAGTGATATTCGAGAGCCATAGATTGAATCACCGCTATAGGAGCTAGGTATCAAAGAGTCAAGACTTCGTTTATCGTCTTTAGAAAAAAAAGTCATAAGTTATATCCTTTCAGCGAAATAAAGTAAAATCTAACAATCAATAATTCTAGCAGCATTTATGCCAGAGCAGACAAGCCGAATCATTCTTTAACCCTATCAGCTGCTAAAGATATAGAATAAATGCAGTGTTTCATGAGAATAATCAGTGAATCGGGAAACCTCATTAAGCCAATTTAAATCTTCAAGGGTACTGATAACTGGTCATACAGGATTCAAAGGTTCATGGCTTTCACTTTGGCTCTCTGAACTAGGTGCTGAAGTCTATGGACTATCTAATGGGATACCTAGCAGGCCTTCACACTATGAATGCTCGAGTATCAACGAAAGAGTAAATGATATACGAATAGACATAAGAAATCTACCTTCCATTGAGTCACATATCAAAAAAGTTAGGCCAGATTTTGTATTTCATCTAGCCGCACAACCTTTAGTGCTCGCCTCCTACAAGAACCCAATTTACACATTTGAAACTAATACCTTAGGAACTATTAATCTCCTTGAGGCGCTTCGCCAAATTGACTCAAAATGTGTTGCTGTAATTATCACTAGTGATAAATGTTATGAGAATCAGGAGTGGATATGGGGATACAAAGAAACAGATCGGTTAGGAGGAGCAGATCCATATAGCGCCTCCAAAGCTGCGGCAGAGATTGCTATAAATTGTTATACCAAGTCCTTCTTATCCAAAGAAGGACCTTTAAGGTTGGGAATAGCAAGAGCGGGAAATGTCATTGGAGGAGGTGACTGGGGAGAAAATAGACTGGTGCCTGATTGCATGCGTGCTGCCGCAAAAAAAGAATTAATTACTCTAAGAAATCCTCATTCAACACGACCCTGGCAGCATGTCTTAGAGCCCTTAAGCGGCTATATCAATCTCGCATTGTCACTGAAAAAGAGTAACCAACATCATGGAGAGGCTTTTAACTTTGCGGCAATGCAAATTAATAACTATACTGTTGAAGAGCTCGTTGAAAACATGTCAAATTCATGGCAAGATATAAAATGGAATGAAAAAAAATCTTCCCTTCCTTCTCCACACGAATTTCAGAACTTACAATTAAATTGTGAAAAAGCAAGGAGTTTATTGCATTGGGATTCAGTTTGGGACCTCAAAAATACAATCAGCAATACAGTTAATTGGTATCGACATTTTTATGAAGGAAGGTCTAACGGAATGGAAAGTTTCTCAATAAAACAAATCTCGGATTATGTCAATTGCGCGAAGCAAAAATCCTTAACATGGGCATTATGAGCAGGATAATCAAACAGTCAACGTTGACTTGCATTCGCAATCCTCAAGGAGACATATTTCATGCTCTCAAGTCAACCGATCGTGAATTCCAAGGGTTTGGGGAAGTTTATTTTTCTCAAATTAATTATGGCTGCATCAAAGCTTGGAAAAGACACCTGAAAATGACCCTTAATTTAGTATGCCCAGTAGGCAAAGTAAAATTTGCCTTCTTTACAGATAAATTAGGTTATGAGTCTGCAATTATAGGTAAAGAAAATTATAAGAGGTTAACAGTGCCGCCAGGGGTCTGGTTTGGTTTTCAAGGAATGGAAAGGCCCTTCAGTCTAATCATGAATGTTGCAGATATATTGCATGACCCAAAAGAAATAGAGCGAAAGAAACTTGATTCTATGTCATTTCCTACTGAGAGGTTGTCGTGAATGTTGTTCTACTAGCTGGCGGATCAGGAACCAGACTTTCTGAATACACAAATAATATACCTAAACCAATGATACCCATCGGTAATAGGCCCATCTTATGGCATATTATGCGCCGTTATGCACACTTTGGCCATAATGAATTCATTGTGGCACTAGGCTATAAATCTGAAATAATTAAAGAGTATTTTGTTAACTATAGAGCATTAAATGCAGATTTTACGATTGACTTATCAACTGGAGAGTTAGAGGGACACGGATATGATAACAATAACTGGAAAGTAACATTATTAGATACAGGTTTAGATACCATGACGGGTGGTCGACTTAAAAGGACAAAAAAGTTTCTAAAAAATAAACCATTTATGTTGACATATGGGGATGGCTTATCAGACCTGGATATCAACAAATTGCTTAAGTTTCATACTTCCCATGGACGCATGGTTACAGTTACTGCAGTAAGGCCAATTGCAAGATTTGGTGAGCTGGAGATAGAGAAAGGGGAAGTCCGAAAATTTCAAGAAAAGCCTCAAATGAAGGCAGGTTGGATCAATGGTGGTTATTTTATAATTGAGCCCGAATTTCTAGATCTAATAAAAGGTGACAATACAGTTTTAGAAAAAGAGCCCCTAGAAAAAGCTTGCGAATTGGGAGAATTAATGGCTTATACTCATGATGGATTTTGGCAGTGTATAGACACTAAACGTGATCTTGATTTGTTAACGAACTTATGGAAAATTAACCAAGCGCCCTGGATAATTTAATGCAAAAAGAAACAATAAGGCTTTCTAAGCCAATTATTGGTATTGAAGAGAAAAATGCTGTCTTGGATGTTCTCTCAACAGAGAGATTAGGGATGGGAGATGTAGTAGAGAAATTTGAAAATCAACTGGGTAAATTGCTAAAAAGGGAGGTTACATGCTGTGTAAATGGGACATCTGGCTTGCACCTAGCATTACAAGCTTGTGGAATAGGAGTAGGCGACGAGGTTCTAGTACAATCTATGACCTATGTTGCTAGCTTCCAAGCAATATCTGCATGTGGGGCCACACCAATCCCTTGTGATGTAAAAGCGAATTCACTCACGTTGGATGTTGAAGATGTTAAAAGGAAGCTTAATCCAAAATCAAAAGCAATAATGCCTGTCCATTTCGCAGGAGATGTAGGAGAACTAGATGCAGTTTATGAGTTAGCAAAAGCCAACTCTTTAAGAGTGATAGAAGATGGGGCTCATGCATTTGGGAGCTCATATAAGAATAAAAAGGTAGGATCTTTTGGGGATATATGTTGTTTCAGTTTTGATGGGATCAAAAACATAACAAGTGGAGAAGGAGGGTGCGTGGTTTCAAATGACAAAAAGGTTATTAGTCTCATACAAAATGCCAGACTTCTTGGAATTAAAAATGATACTGAAAAACGATTTGGTAACACAAGGTCGTGGCATTTTGACGTTAGTAATCAAGGCTGGAGGTATCATATGAGTGACATAATGGCCGCAATAGGTATAGAGCAATTAAAGAAATTGGATTATTTCATCAAGAGAAGACGTAAGCTGGCTCGTTTATATGATGCTATCTTTTTGCAAAATGATAAAGTGACTGCCTTTAATAGAAATTATCATGAAGTAGTGCCACATATATATTCAATACTACTACCAAAAGAAATGAACAGGGACCATCTAAGAAATAAGCTCCTTGATATAGGAATCGAAACGGGAGTACATTATATGCCAAATCACAAGCTAAGCCTTTATAAAACAAATGAAATCTCTAGCTTAAAAAATACTGAGGAGATCTACCCTAGGCTCATCTCATTACCGCTACATCCAGGACTGGAAGAATGTCACATAGAATATATTACATCTGAAGTTAATAAACTCTTAGGATAAGAAAGAACCTCTTGAATGGTCGACTAATTAAGCCTATAAGGCTCAACTTAGTTTGAAGAGATTCGTTGAAAAGTGATCAGGCAATATCCTGTTCCAAAAGAATCAGTGGATTATAAGATTTAAATTCAATATTAGGAAACTTTTTAAATTTCAAAAACTGCTTAAGTTTAGTGATGCCAGACGATTCATCTAATACTTCAATGTACTTATTGAATTGGTAAAATATATTCGGACATAAATAGCAGGAATTTCTATAAATGATAAGCCTATCAACTCCTGAAGTGCATAGTTCTATCGAGGAGCTACTTGAAGAAGGGGATAATATGATTCCGTAAGGATAGTTCATTAACTTATCAATTATCTGAATTTTAATTTCAATTGAGAGAGTTTCCGAGAGGGTCTCTAAAGTTTTAAGGGATAGGGAGGGGTGAGGCTTATAAAATATTTCCGTATAATTAAAATAT includes:
- a CDS encoding glycosyltransferase family A protein, yielding MTFFSKDDKRSLDSLIPSSYSGDSIYGSRISLVIGCLADDLDKCRSLMLGLKDNRKYIKEIVCVVSNLSKKYLHKASELEKLIDTPTNMLFFESIILPGEARNIGVKLSKCSYIAFLDVNTVPEVDWLEIALTHLDKSDNQGILGRTRYIGETIFEKSFIASTYGSNPLYTVPGTLISRSLLNEIGYFIPSARCGEDGEWINRALYFQRSIKVASASPLKYRNLIGRNFPELCKKWFTNYYLASYGDLLIYQKQRYIYIIFFAVLSLGLASCWNPSFAGWDTDAVLYIPHVSKITVFTLLTIYFILRGILLPKNKGVPIIRNGFIPFFLTLLISISLDLVKTFAFIISTIDRNLISKYKTKPRIR
- a CDS encoding DegT/DnrJ/EryC1/StrS family aminotransferase, producing MQKETIRLSKPIIGIEEKNAVLDVLSTERLGMGDVVEKFENQLGKLLKREVTCCVNGTSGLHLALQACGIGVGDEVLVQSMTYVASFQAISACGATPIPCDVKANSLTLDVEDVKRKLNPKSKAIMPVHFAGDVGELDAVYELAKANSLRVIEDGAHAFGSSYKNKKVGSFGDICCFSFDGIKNITSGEGGCVVSNDKKVISLIQNARLLGIKNDTEKRFGNTRSWHFDVSNQGWRYHMSDIMAAIGIEQLKKLDYFIKRRRKLARLYDAIFLQNDKVTAFNRNYHEVVPHIYSILLPKEMNRDHLRNKLLDIGIETGVHYMPNHKLSLYKTNEISSLKNTEEIYPRLISLPLHPGLEECHIEYITSEVNKLLG
- the rfbF gene encoding glucose-1-phosphate cytidylyltransferase, with amino-acid sequence MNVVLLAGGSGTRLSEYTNNIPKPMIPIGNRPILWHIMRRYAHFGHNEFIVALGYKSEIIKEYFVNYRALNADFTIDLSTGELEGHGYDNNNWKVTLLDTGLDTMTGGRLKRTKKFLKNKPFMLTYGDGLSDLDINKLLKFHTSHGRMVTVTAVRPIARFGELEIEKGEVRKFQEKPQMKAGWINGGYFIIEPEFLDLIKGDNTVLEKEPLEKACELGELMAYTHDGFWQCIDTKRDLDLLTNLWKINQAPWII
- a CDS encoding peptidoglycan recognition family protein, coding for MSKFVLYEDIHPTNYDTRSTKDVFGNPLEPLPSLIVLHETVYGVGSALATFKTKHTDLLKQASYHVLIAEDGRIIKILDPLKRAFGAGNSSFRGNSVQTNLRLPPSVNNFALHISLETPLDGEDNDPTHSGYSSKQYDSLSLILTDWMKKYHIPYYQITTHKIVDRSGERIDPRSFNWRALQDRLGALGMLCP
- the rfbG gene encoding CDP-glucose 4,6-dehydratase, with the protein product MNRETSLSQFKSSRVLITGHTGFKGSWLSLWLSELGAEVYGLSNGIPSRPSHYECSSINERVNDIRIDIRNLPSIESHIKKVRPDFVFHLAAQPLVLASYKNPIYTFETNTLGTINLLEALRQIDSKCVAVIITSDKCYENQEWIWGYKETDRLGGADPYSASKAAAEIAINCYTKSFLSKEGPLRLGIARAGNVIGGGDWGENRLVPDCMRAAAKKELITLRNPHSTRPWQHVLEPLSGYINLALSLKKSNQHHGEAFNFAAMQINNYTVEELVENMSNSWQDIKWNEKKSSLPSPHEFQNLQLNCEKARSLLHWDSVWDLKNTISNTVNWYRHFYEGRSNGMESFSIKQISDYVNCAKQKSLTWAL
- a CDS encoding dTDP-4-dehydrorhamnose 3,5-epimerase, yielding MREAKILNMGIMSRIIKQSTLTCIRNPQGDIFHALKSTDREFQGFGEVYFSQINYGCIKAWKRHLKMTLNLVCPVGKVKFAFFTDKLGYESAIIGKENYKRLTVPPGVWFGFQGMERPFSLIMNVADILHDPKEIERKKLDSMSFPTERLS